A portion of the Pseudomonas synxantha BG33R genome contains these proteins:
- the pgl gene encoding 6-phosphogluconolactonase: MAISELKLPQGVTAHEYRTPTLLADGLAHDVAEQLRAAISARGEATLVVSGGRSPVAFFQNLAKQGLDWSKVTISLADERWVPVEHADSNAGLLKKHLLQGPAAKAQFLSLYSATANLEDAAEQADRLLAELPGIDVLVLGMGDDGHTASLFPNSPNLAEALKADGTRRCWPMLAPTVPHQRLTMSRALLATANYTVLSISGSSKLTTLSAALASDDVAAMPIRAFLQPTLEIYWCP, encoded by the coding sequence ATGGCGATATCTGAATTGAAACTGCCTCAGGGCGTTACTGCCCATGAGTACCGTACGCCCACGCTGCTGGCCGATGGCCTGGCCCATGACGTGGCCGAACAACTGCGCGCTGCCATCAGCGCCCGTGGCGAGGCGACGCTGGTGGTGTCCGGTGGACGCAGCCCCGTGGCGTTTTTCCAGAACCTGGCCAAGCAGGGCCTGGACTGGTCCAAGGTCACCATCTCCCTTGCGGATGAACGCTGGGTGCCGGTAGAGCATGCCGACAGCAATGCCGGCTTGTTGAAGAAGCACCTGCTGCAAGGCCCGGCGGCCAAGGCCCAGTTCCTCAGCCTTTACAGCGCCACGGCCAATCTTGAAGACGCTGCCGAGCAGGCCGATCGCCTGCTGGCCGAACTGCCCGGCATTGATGTGCTGGTGCTGGGCATGGGCGATGACGGCCACACCGCCTCGCTGTTCCCCAACAGCCCCAACCTGGCAGAAGCACTGAAGGCCGACGGTACTCGCCGTTGCTGGCCGATGCTGGCGCCAACCGTGCCGCACCAGCGCCTGACCATGAGTCGTGCGCTGCTGGCGACGGCCAACTACACCGTGCTGTCGATTTCCGGCAGTTCGAAATTGACCACCTTGAGCGCAGCGCTGGCCAGCGACGATGTTGCTGCCATGCCGATTCGCGCGTTTTTGCAACCTACTCTCGAGATTTACTGGTGCCCATGA
- the zwf gene encoding glucose-6-phosphate dehydrogenase, which yields MPSITVEPCTFALFGALGDLALRKLFPALYQLDGAGLLHDDTRILALAREAGSEQQHLAHIEKELRKYVGKELDEAVAVRFLARLAYVHVDFMKADDYVALAEKVGSEQRLIAYFATPAAVYGAICENLSKVGLAENTRVVLEKPIGSDLESSRKVNDAVAQFFPENRTYRIDHYLGKETVQNLIALRFANSLFETQWNQNYISHVEITVAEQVGIEGRWGYFDKAGQLRDMIQNHLLQLLCLIAMDPPADLSADSIRDEKVKVLKALAPISPEGLTTQVVRGQYIAGYSAGKAVPGYLEEDNSNTQSDTETFVALRADIRNWRWAGVPFYLRTGKRMPQKLSQIVIHFKEPSHYIFAPEQRLQISNKLIIRLQPDEGISLRVMTKEQGLDKGMQLRSGPLQLNFSDTYRSARIPDAYERLLLEVMRGNQNLFVRKDEIEAAWKWCDQLIAGWKKSGDAPKPYAAGSWGPMSSIALITRDGRSWYGDI from the coding sequence ATGCCTTCGATAACCGTAGAACCCTGCACCTTTGCCCTGTTTGGCGCCTTGGGTGATCTGGCGCTGCGCAAGTTATTTCCTGCCCTCTATCAACTCGATGGCGCCGGGCTGCTGCACGACGATACGCGCATCCTGGCCCTGGCCCGTGAAGCCGGCAGCGAGCAGCAACACCTGGCCCATATCGAAAAAGAATTGCGTAAATACGTCGGCAAGGAACTCGACGAAGCCGTGGCCGTGCGCTTCCTTGCGCGCCTGGCCTACGTGCATGTCGACTTCATGAAGGCTGACGACTACGTCGCCCTTGCCGAGAAGGTCGGCAGCGAGCAACGCCTGATCGCCTACTTCGCCACCCCTGCGGCGGTGTACGGGGCTATCTGCGAGAACCTGTCCAAGGTGGGCCTGGCGGAAAACACCCGCGTGGTCCTGGAAAAGCCCATCGGTTCGGACCTGGAATCCTCGCGCAAGGTCAACGACGCCGTGGCGCAGTTTTTCCCGGAAAACCGCACCTACCGTATCGACCACTACCTGGGCAAAGAAACCGTCCAGAACCTGATCGCCCTGCGTTTCGCCAACAGTTTGTTCGAAACCCAGTGGAACCAGAACTACATTTCCCACGTGGAAATCACCGTGGCCGAGCAGGTCGGCATCGAAGGCCGTTGGGGTTACTTCGACAAGGCCGGCCAGCTGCGCGACATGATCCAGAACCACCTGCTGCAGTTGCTGTGCCTGATCGCCATGGACCCGCCGGCCGACCTGTCCGCCGACAGTATCCGCGACGAGAAGGTCAAGGTGCTCAAGGCCCTGGCGCCGATCAGCCCCGAGGGCCTGACCACCCAGGTGGTACGCGGCCAATACATTGCCGGCTACAGTGCGGGCAAAGCCGTGCCGGGTTATCTGGAAGAAGACAATTCCAACACCCAGAGCGACACCGAAACCTTCGTCGCCCTGCGTGCCGATATTCGCAACTGGCGTTGGGCCGGGGTGCCGTTCTACCTGCGTACCGGCAAACGTATGCCGCAAAAGCTGTCGCAGATTGTCATCCATTTCAAGGAACCGTCCCACTACATCTTCGCCCCCGAGCAGCGCCTGCAGATCAGCAACAAGCTGATCATTCGCCTGCAACCGGACGAAGGTATTTCCTTGCGCGTGATGACCAAGGAGCAGGGCCTGGACAAGGGCATGCAACTGCGCAGCGGGCCACTGCAACTGAATTTTTCCGACACCTATCGCAGCGCACGCATCCCGGATGCCTACGAGCGGTTGTTGCTGGAAGTGATGCGCGGCAATCAGAACCTGTTTGTTCGCAAAGATGAAATCGAAGCCGCGTGGAAGTGGTGTGACCAGTTGATCGCCGGCTGGAAAAAGTCCGGTGATGCGCCCAAGCCGTATGCGGCGGGGTCCTGGGGGCCGATGAGCTCGATTGCACTGATTACGCGGGATGGGAGGTCGTGGTATGGCGATATCTGA
- a CDS encoding MurR/RpiR family transcriptional regulator: MRNLLEQIRNRLEELNKAERKVAEVILLNPQQATRFSIAALAQAASVSEPTVNRFCRSFGVSGYPELKLQLAQSLASGAAYVSRAVEADDNPEAYTQKIFGSAIASLDSACQALDPALISKAVDLLIQARQIHFFGLGASAPVAMDALHKFFRFNLAVTAHADVLMQRMIASVAHTGELFVIISYTGRTRELVEVARIARENGASVLGVTAENSPLAKASTVSLNIPLPEDTDIYMPMTSRIIQLTVLDVLATGMTLRRGVDFQPHLRKIKESLNDSRYPVGDEFN, translated from the coding sequence GTGCGAAATCTTCTGGAACAGATCCGGAACCGCCTCGAAGAATTAAACAAGGCCGAGCGCAAAGTCGCTGAAGTCATCCTGCTCAACCCGCAGCAGGCTACACGCTTCTCGATCGCCGCCCTCGCCCAGGCCGCCTCGGTCAGCGAACCGACGGTCAACCGCTTCTGCCGTTCGTTCGGCGTCAGCGGTTACCCTGAACTTAAATTGCAGCTGGCGCAAAGCCTGGCCAGTGGCGCCGCGTATGTCAGCCGTGCCGTGGAGGCCGATGATAACCCCGAGGCCTACACCCAGAAGATCTTTGGCAGCGCCATCGCGTCCCTGGACAGCGCTTGCCAGGCCCTGGACCCGGCGCTGATCAGCAAAGCCGTGGATTTGTTGATCCAGGCGCGCCAGATTCACTTCTTCGGCCTGGGCGCCTCGGCGCCGGTGGCCATGGATGCGCTGCACAAATTTTTCCGCTTCAACCTGGCAGTGACCGCTCATGCGGATGTGCTGATGCAGCGCATGATCGCTTCGGTGGCGCATACCGGTGAGTTGTTTGTGATCATTTCCTACACCGGGCGTACCCGCGAGCTGGTGGAAGTGGCGCGTATCGCCCGGGAAAACGGTGCGTCGGTGCTGGGCGTAACCGCCGAGAACTCGCCTTTGGCCAAGGCCAGTACGGTAAGCCTGAACATCCCGCTGCCGGAAGACACCGACATCTATATGCCGATGACCTCGCGGATCATTCAATTGACGGTGCTGGATGTGTTGGCGACCGGCATGACGTTGCGCCGTGGGGTAGATTTCCAGCCGCATTTGCGCAAGATCAAAGAGAGCTTGAATGACAGCCGGTATCCGGTAGGGGATGAGTTCAACTAA
- a CDS encoding D-hexose-6-phosphate mutarotase: MHEQPLQRFFKSLRERPVFAWERFQMRDVLVIDHPLCQAVFSRQGAQLLHFQPTGQKPWLWCAAKWPQVGAIRGGVPVCWPWYGRHPSENAWPSHGWARLIDWKLLDSSTDDDGVRLHWQLQLCDWQVDLHAHLGETLELRLSTEHQDELPCQLSHALHAYWRIGHVDEVALSGLDGAQGYDQLNRQVCQQEGELRVDGGCQRVFQHEGELQLKDHAWQRELCIDTGDSADTVVWHPGSRPLLGVSFNEASGFVCVESAMAGASLAPGERAHLSLQARAGA; the protein is encoded by the coding sequence ATGCATGAGCAACCGCTGCAACGCTTTTTCAAATCCCTGCGCGAGCGACCGGTGTTCGCCTGGGAGCGCTTTCAGATGCGCGATGTGTTGGTGATCGACCACCCCCTGTGCCAGGCGGTGTTCAGTCGCCAGGGTGCGCAATTGCTGCACTTTCAACCGACGGGCCAGAAGCCGTGGCTGTGGTGTGCCGCCAAATGGCCGCAAGTCGGGGCTATCCGTGGTGGCGTACCGGTGTGCTGGCCGTGGTATGGCCGTCACCCCAGCGAAAACGCATGGCCGTCCCATGGCTGGGCGCGCTTGATCGACTGGAAACTGCTCGATAGCAGCACCGATGACGATGGCGTGCGCCTGCACTGGCAATTGCAATTGTGCGACTGGCAGGTGGACTTGCACGCACACCTGGGTGAAACCCTGGAACTGCGCCTGAGCACCGAGCATCAGGACGAGTTGCCGTGCCAGTTGAGCCATGCTTTGCACGCTTACTGGCGTATTGGTCACGTTGACGAGGTAGCGCTGTCTGGGCTCGACGGCGCGCAAGGTTATGATCAGCTCAACCGTCAGGTCTGCCAGCAGGAAGGTGAACTGCGGGTCGATGGCGGTTGCCAGCGGGTGTTCCAGCATGAGGGCGAACTACAGCTCAAGGACCACGCCTGGCAGCGTGAACTGTGCATCGACACCGGCGACAGCGCCGACACGGTGGTGTGGCATCCGGGGAGCCGGCCATTACTGGGCGTGAGCTTTAACGAGGCGTCGGGGTTTGTGTGTGTGGAGTCGGCGATGGCCGGGGCGAGCCTGGCGCCGGGGGAGAGGGCGCATTTGAGTCTGCAGGCTCGGGCTGGAGCTTAG
- a CDS encoding carbohydrate porin, which yields MKKQHNNTRLICQLSAVAALVLSANAMADEAFSADSKWMTGDWGGERTKLIEQGIDIKADYVGEMGYNAHGGYNDDKTGRYSDQFGLGVALDLQKLWGWDNTQAKIQLTNRNGENISNDRIGDPRAGTLSSSQEVYGRGHMVRLTQLWIQHQFLDGKLDVKAGYFGEGEDFNTFPCEFQNLAFCGSQVGNWATNIWYNWPVSQAALRVKYHITPELYAQIGAYNQNPSQTEMGNGFKLSGSGTKGTVLPVELVWSPKVNGLPGEYRVGYYKSTADADDVREDVNGGDAGATGDALRVRNSKSGYWGVVQQQLTTHNGDASRGLNVAANVTFHDKDTNFIDNYQSLMFVYKGPFDARPKDDIGIGFARIHVNDDVKKTAELRNAAGGFTDYSQAGYMPLQGTEYNYEINYGFHVTNWLTVRPNLQYITHPGGVDQVDNALVAGLKIQSTF from the coding sequence ATGAAAAAGCAACACAACAACACCCGGCTGATCTGCCAGCTGTCAGCGGTAGCAGCCCTGGTTTTGTCCGCCAATGCGATGGCGGATGAAGCCTTCAGTGCCGATTCCAAGTGGATGACCGGCGATTGGGGCGGCGAGCGTACCAAGCTGATCGAGCAAGGTATCGACATCAAGGCCGACTACGTTGGGGAGATGGGCTACAACGCTCACGGTGGCTACAACGACGACAAGACCGGTCGCTACTCTGACCAGTTTGGTCTTGGCGTGGCACTGGACCTGCAAAAACTGTGGGGCTGGGATAACACCCAGGCCAAGATCCAGTTGACCAATCGTAATGGCGAGAACATCTCCAACGACCGTATTGGCGACCCGCGTGCCGGCACCTTGAGTTCATCGCAGGAAGTGTATGGCCGTGGCCACATGGTGCGTCTGACCCAACTGTGGATCCAGCACCAGTTCCTCGACGGCAAACTGGACGTCAAAGCCGGTTACTTCGGTGAAGGCGAAGACTTCAACACCTTCCCCTGCGAGTTCCAGAACCTGGCGTTCTGCGGTTCGCAAGTGGGTAACTGGGCCACCAACATCTGGTACAACTGGCCCGTCAGCCAGGCCGCTCTGCGTGTGAAATACCACATCACGCCTGAACTGTATGCGCAAATTGGCGCGTACAACCAGAACCCATCGCAAACCGAAATGGGCAACGGCTTCAAGCTCAGCGGTAGCGGCACCAAGGGCACCGTGTTGCCAGTTGAATTGGTGTGGTCGCCGAAGGTCAATGGCCTGCCGGGCGAGTACCGCGTGGGTTACTACAAGAGCACGGCTGACGCTGATGATGTGCGCGAAGACGTCAACGGCGGCGACGCTGGCGCCACTGGCGATGCCCTGCGCGTTCGCAACAGCAAAAGCGGCTACTGGGGCGTGGTGCAACAGCAACTCACCACCCACAACGGTGATGCCTCCCGTGGTCTGAACGTTGCGGCTAACGTCACCTTCCACGACAAGGACACCAACTTCATCGACAACTATCAGTCGCTGATGTTTGTGTACAAGGGCCCGTTCGATGCGCGTCCAAAGGATGACATCGGCATCGGTTTTGCCCGTATCCATGTCAACGATGACGTGAAGAAAACCGCAGAGCTGCGTAACGCGGCGGGTGGTTTCACTGACTACAGCCAGGCCGGTTACATGCCGCTGCAAGGTACCGAATACAACTACGAAATCAACTACGGCTTCCATGTCACCAATTGGCTGACCGTACGCCCTAACCTGCAATATATCACCCACCCAGGTGGTGTGGATCAAGTCGACAACGCCTTGGTCGCCGGCCTGAAAATTCAGTCTACCTTCTAA
- a CDS encoding ABC transporter ATP-binding protein codes for MATLELRNVNKTYGAGLPDTLKNIEVSIKEGEFLILVGPSGCGKSTLMNCIAGLETITGGAIMIGDQDVSGMSPKDRDIAMVFQSYALYPTMSVRENIEFGLKIRKMPQADIDAEVARVAKLLQIEHLLNRKPGQLSGGQQQRVAMGRALARRPKIYLFDEPLSNLDAKLRVEMRTEMKLMHQRLKTTTVYVTHDQIEAMTLGDKVAVMKDGIIQQFGTPKEIYNDPANLFVASFIGSPPMNFVPLRLQRKDGRLVALLDSGQARCELPLSMNDAGLEDRDVILGLRPEQIVLAAGEGNGSSSIRAEVQVTEPTGPDTLVFVQLNDTKVCCRLAPDVAPQVGETLTLQFDPAKVLLFDAKTGERLGTAGSLGASVGAGLARDGVTAL; via the coding sequence ATGGCTACGCTTGAACTTCGCAATGTAAACAAAACCTACGGCGCCGGCCTGCCCGACACCTTGAAGAACATCGAAGTGTCGATCAAGGAAGGCGAATTCCTGATCCTGGTCGGCCCTTCGGGGTGCGGCAAGTCCACGCTGATGAACTGCATCGCCGGCCTTGAGACCATCACCGGCGGCGCGATCATGATCGGTGATCAAGACGTGAGCGGCATGAGCCCCAAGGACCGCGACATCGCCATGGTGTTCCAGTCCTATGCGCTGTACCCGACCATGAGCGTGCGCGAGAACATCGAGTTCGGTCTGAAGATCCGCAAGATGCCGCAAGCCGACATCGACGCCGAAGTTGCACGCGTGGCCAAGCTGCTGCAGATCGAACACCTGCTCAACCGCAAGCCAGGCCAACTGTCCGGTGGCCAGCAGCAGCGTGTGGCCATGGGCCGAGCGCTGGCGCGGCGGCCGAAGATCTACCTGTTCGACGAACCGCTGTCCAACCTCGACGCCAAATTGCGCGTCGAGATGCGCACCGAAATGAAGCTGATGCACCAGCGTCTGAAAACCACCACCGTCTATGTCACCCACGACCAGATCGAAGCGATGACCCTGGGCGACAAGGTGGCGGTGATGAAGGACGGCATCATCCAACAATTCGGCACGCCGAAAGAAATCTATAACGACCCGGCGAACCTGTTTGTGGCAAGCTTTATCGGTTCACCACCGATGAACTTCGTGCCTTTGCGCCTGCAACGCAAGGACGGTCGTCTGGTCGCGCTGCTGGACAGCGGCCAGGCCCGTTGCGAGCTACCGCTGAGCATGAACGACGCCGGGCTTGAAGACCGTGATGTGATCCTCGGCCTGCGCCCGGAGCAGATCGTGCTGGCTGCGGGCGAGGGCAACGGCTCGTCGAGTATTCGTGCCGAAGTCCAGGTCACCGAGCCGACCGGCCCGGACACGCTGGTGTTTGTGCAGCTCAACGACACCAAGGTCTGCTGCCGCTTGGCGCCGGACGTCGCGCCGCAGGTGGGCGAGACCCTGACGCTGCAATTCGACCCGGCCAAGGTGTTGCTGTTTGACGCCAAGACCGGTGAGCGATTGGGGACTGCTGGCTCACTGGGGGCATCTGTGGGAGCCGGGCTTGCCCGCGATGGCGTCACCGCGTTGTAA
- a CDS encoding carbohydrate ABC transporter permease yields the protein MTSLASKPAISLSRIAIYAVLILAVLLYLVPLVVMLLTSFKTPEDISSGNLLSWPTVVSGIGWVKAWATVDGYFWNSIKITVPAVLISTAIGALNGYVLSFWRFRGSQLFFGLLLFGCFLPFQTVLLPASFTLGKMGLASTTTGLVFIHVVYGLAFTTLFFRNYYVSIPDALIKAARLDGAGFFTIFRQIILPMSTPIIMVCLIWQFTQIWNDFLFGVVFSSGDSQPITVALNNLVNTSTGAKEYNVDMAAAMIAGLPTLLVYVIAGKYFVRGLTAGAVKG from the coding sequence ATGACTAGTCTCGCCTCCAAACCTGCCATCAGCCTGAGTCGTATCGCGATCTATGCGGTGCTGATCCTCGCCGTGCTGCTGTACCTGGTGCCGCTGGTGGTGATGCTGCTCACCAGCTTCAAGACTCCCGAAGACATCAGCAGCGGCAACCTGCTGAGCTGGCCGACCGTGGTCAGTGGCATCGGCTGGGTCAAGGCCTGGGCCACTGTGGATGGCTACTTCTGGAACTCGATCAAGATCACCGTTCCAGCCGTGCTGATTTCCACCGCCATCGGGGCCTTGAATGGGTATGTGCTGTCGTTCTGGCGCTTCCGAGGTTCGCAACTGTTCTTTGGATTGTTGCTGTTCGGCTGCTTCCTGCCGTTCCAGACCGTGCTGCTGCCCGCGTCGTTCACCCTCGGCAAAATGGGTCTGGCGAGCACAACCACCGGCCTGGTGTTTATCCACGTGGTCTACGGCCTGGCGTTCACCACGCTGTTCTTCCGTAACTACTACGTAAGCATCCCGGATGCGCTGATCAAGGCGGCACGCCTGGACGGTGCGGGTTTCTTCACCATCTTCCGGCAGATCATTCTGCCGATGTCGACGCCGATCATCATGGTCTGCCTGATCTGGCAGTTCACGCAGATCTGGAACGACTTCCTGTTCGGCGTGGTGTTCTCCAGTGGCGACTCCCAGCCCATCACGGTGGCGCTGAACAACCTGGTCAACACCAGCACCGGGGCCAAGGAATATAACGTGGATATGGCGGCGGCGATGATCGCCGGGCTGCCGACCCTGCTGGTCTATGTGATCGCAGGCAAGTATTTCGTGCGCGGCCTCACGGCCGGCGCGGTCAAGGGGTAA
- a CDS encoding carbohydrate ABC transporter permease: protein MSSVAVFSKASPFDVLQRWLPKLVLAPSMFIVLVGFYGYILWTFVLSFTTSTFLPSYKWAGLAQYERLFDNDRWWVASKNLALFGGMFIGITLVIGVTLAIFLDQKIRREGFIRTIYLYPMALSMIVTGTAWKWLLNPGMGLDKLLRDWGWEGFRLDWLIDPDRVVYCLVIAAVWQASGFIMAMFLAGLRGVDQSIIRAAQIDGASLPRIYWSVVLPSLRPVFFSAVMILAHIAIKSFDLVAAMTAGGPGYSSDLPAMFMYSFTFSRGQMGMGSASAILMLGAILAIIVPYLYSELRTKRND, encoded by the coding sequence ATGAGTTCTGTTGCTGTGTTCAGCAAGGCCTCGCCGTTCGATGTGCTGCAACGCTGGCTACCCAAACTGGTGCTGGCGCCGAGCATGTTCATCGTGCTGGTGGGCTTTTACGGCTACATCCTGTGGACGTTCGTGCTGTCGTTCACCACTTCCACGTTCCTGCCCAGCTACAAGTGGGCGGGCCTGGCTCAGTATGAGCGGTTGTTCGACAACGACCGTTGGTGGGTGGCGAGCAAGAACCTGGCGCTGTTCGGCGGCATGTTCATTGGCATCACCCTGGTGATCGGCGTGACGCTGGCGATTTTCCTCGACCAGAAAATCCGCCGCGAAGGCTTTATCCGCACCATTTACCTGTACCCGATGGCGCTCTCGATGATTGTCACCGGTACCGCCTGGAAATGGCTGCTCAATCCGGGCATGGGCCTGGACAAACTTCTGCGGGATTGGGGCTGGGAAGGCTTCCGTCTCGACTGGCTGATCGACCCCGACCGCGTGGTCTACTGCCTGGTGATCGCCGCTGTGTGGCAAGCCTCGGGCTTTATCATGGCGATGTTCCTGGCTGGCCTGCGTGGGGTTGATCAATCGATCATTCGCGCCGCCCAGATCGACGGCGCCAGCCTGCCACGCATTTATTGGAGCGTGGTGCTACCAAGCCTGCGTCCGGTGTTCTTCAGTGCGGTGATGATCCTGGCGCACATTGCGATCAAGAGCTTCGACCTGGTGGCGGCGATGACCGCGGGTGGCCCGGGCTATTCGTCCGATCTGCCGGCGATGTTCATGTACTCGTTCACCTTCAGCCGTGGCCAGATGGGCATGGGCTCGGCCAGTGCAATCCTGATGCTCGGTGCGATCCTCGCGATCATCGTGCCGTACCTCTACTCCGAGCTGAGGACCAAACGTAATGACTAG
- a CDS encoding ABC transporter substrate-binding protein, whose product MNAINRLAVAISIASLFPLSAFAADSKGTVEVVHWWTSGGEKAAVDVLKAQVEKDGFTWKDGAVAGGGGATAMTVLKSRAVAGNPPGVAQIKGPDIQEWASTGLLDTDVLKDVVKEEKWDSLLDKKVSDTVKYDGDYVAVPVNIHRVNWLWINPEVFKKAGITKNPTTLEEFYAAGDKLKAAGFIALAHGGQPWQDSTVFEAVVLSVMGADGYKKALVDLDNDALTGPQMVKSLTELKKVATYMDVDGKGQDWNLEAGKVINGKAGMQIMGDWAKSEWTAAKKVAGKDYECVAFPGTDKAFTYNIDSLAVFKQKDKGTAAGQQDIAKVVLGENFQKVFSINKGSIPVRNDMLTKMDSYGFDSCAQTAAKDFLTDAKTGGLQPSMAHNMATTLAVQGAFFDVVTNYINDPKADPADTAKKLGAAIKSAK is encoded by the coding sequence ATGAACGCGATTAATCGCCTCGCCGTTGCTATTTCCATTGCCTCGTTGTTTCCCCTCAGTGCATTTGCCGCCGACTCCAAAGGTACGGTGGAAGTGGTGCATTGGTGGACGTCCGGCGGTGAAAAAGCGGCTGTGGATGTCCTGAAGGCCCAAGTTGAGAAAGACGGCTTTACCTGGAAAGACGGTGCTGTTGCAGGTGGCGGCGGCGCCACCGCCATGACCGTGCTGAAAAGCCGTGCGGTTGCCGGCAACCCACCGGGCGTAGCCCAGATCAAAGGCCCCGACATCCAGGAATGGGCGTCCACTGGCCTGCTCGACACCGACGTGCTCAAAGACGTCGTCAAAGAAGAAAAGTGGGATTCCCTGCTCGACAAGAAAGTCTCCGACACCGTGAAGTACGACGGTGACTACGTGGCCGTACCGGTGAATATCCACCGCGTGAACTGGCTGTGGATCAACCCGGAAGTCTTCAAGAAAGCCGGTATCACCAAGAACCCGACCACCCTCGAAGAATTCTACGCAGCCGGCGACAAGCTCAAGGCTGCAGGCTTCATTGCGCTTGCCCACGGCGGCCAGCCTTGGCAGGACAGCACCGTGTTCGAAGCGGTAGTGCTCTCGGTCATGGGCGCAGATGGCTACAAGAAAGCCCTGGTCGACCTGGATAACGACGCCCTGACCGGTCCGCAAATGGTCAAGTCCCTCACTGAACTGAAAAAAGTCGCGACCTACATGGACGTGGACGGCAAAGGCCAGGACTGGAACCTCGAAGCCGGCAAGGTCATCAACGGCAAGGCCGGTATGCAGATCATGGGTGACTGGGCCAAGTCCGAGTGGACTGCCGCCAAGAAAGTCGCCGGCAAGGACTACGAGTGCGTAGCGTTCCCTGGCACCGACAAAGCCTTCACCTACAACATCGACTCCCTGGCGGTGTTCAAGCAGAAAGACAAAGGCACTGCCGCAGGTCAGCAGGACATTGCCAAAGTCGTGCTGGGTGAAAACTTCCAGAAAGTGTTCAGCATCAACAAGGGCTCGATCCCTGTGCGTAACGACATGCTGACCAAGATGGATTCCTACGGCTTCGACTCCTGCGCCCAGACCGCCGCCAAGGACTTCCTGACCGACGCCAAGACCGGCGGCCTGCAGCCAAGCATGGCGCACAACATGGCCACTACCCTGGCGGTGCAAGGTGCGTTCTTTGACGTAGTGACCAACTACATCAACGACCCGAAAGCCGACCCGGCCGACACCGCCAAGAAGCTGGGTGCTGCGATCAAGTCGGCCAAATAA
- a CDS encoding AGE family epimerase/isomerase yields MTTHPLPASSWLNAPAHHAWLAAEGQCLLAFAKASRLPEGFGNLDDKGQLPANARAETMNTARMTHSFAMAHAMGLPGYAELVAHGMTALSGPLRDSEHGGWFAAPQALDGNTGKAAYLHAFVALAASSAVVAGAPGAQTLLNDAIHIIDQFFWSEEEGVMLESFARDWSGVEGYRGANSNMHATEAFLALADVTADSRWLDRALRIVERVIHTHAASNQFMVIEHFDAQWKPLLGYNEDNPADGFRPYGITPGHGFEWARLLLHLEAARLQAGLDTPDWLVDDAKGLFASACEYAWAVDGAPGIVYTLDWNRRPVVRERLHWTHAEASAAAQALLKRTGELHYEIWYRRIWEFCETHFIDRLHGSWHHELSPHNQPSSKIWGGKPDLYHAWQAVVLPALPLAPSLASALGSGRYVTKW; encoded by the coding sequence ATGACCACCCATCCACTGCCTGCCAGCAGTTGGCTGAATGCACCTGCCCATCACGCTTGGCTCGCCGCAGAAGGCCAGTGCCTGTTGGCGTTCGCCAAGGCTTCGCGGTTGCCGGAAGGGTTCGGCAACCTGGACGATAAAGGCCAGTTGCCCGCCAATGCCCGCGCCGAAACCATGAACACCGCCCGTATGACCCACAGTTTCGCCATGGCCCATGCCATGGGGCTGCCCGGTTATGCCGAGTTGGTGGCGCATGGGATGACGGCTCTGAGCGGTCCGCTGCGCGACAGTGAGCACGGTGGCTGGTTCGCCGCGCCCCAAGCCCTGGATGGCAACACCGGCAAAGCGGCATACCTGCATGCATTCGTGGCCCTGGCCGCCAGCTCTGCGGTGGTGGCTGGCGCGCCGGGTGCGCAAACCCTGTTGAACGACGCCATTCATATCATCGACCAGTTCTTCTGGAGCGAGGAGGAGGGCGTCATGCTTGAATCTTTCGCCCGGGACTGGAGTGGTGTCGAAGGCTATCGCGGCGCCAACAGCAACATGCACGCCACCGAAGCCTTCCTGGCCCTGGCCGATGTCACCGCTGACAGCCGTTGGCTGGACCGTGCGCTGCGCATCGTCGAGCGGGTGATCCACACTCACGCCGCCAGCAACCAGTTCATGGTGATCGAGCACTTTGACGCGCAGTGGAAACCTCTGCTGGGCTACAACGAAGATAACCCCGCTGATGGGTTTCGCCCCTACGGCATCACCCCTGGGCACGGCTTCGAATGGGCGCGGCTGCTGCTGCACCTGGAAGCTGCACGTCTGCAGGCCGGGCTGGATACGCCGGATTGGTTGGTTGACGACGCCAAAGGGCTGTTTGCCAGCGCCTGTGAATATGCCTGGGCCGTGGATGGTGCACCGGGCATTGTCTACACTTTGGATTGGAACCGGCGCCCGGTTGTACGCGAGCGTTTGCACTGGACCCACGCAGAAGCCAGCGCCGCTGCTCAGGCACTGCTCAAACGTACGGGTGAACTGCATTACGAGATCTGGTATCGACGCATCTGGGAGTTTTGCGAAACCCACTTCATCGACCGGCTCCATGGCAGTTGGCACCACGAACTCAGCCCGCACAACCAACCCAGCAGCAAAATCTGGGGCGGCAAACCTGATCTGTACCATGCCTGGCAAGCTGTCGTGCTGCCTGCGTTACCCTTGGCACCCAGCCTGGCCAGTGCATTGGGCAGCGGACGATATGTCACCAAGTGGTGA